Genomic window (candidate division KSB1 bacterium):
GTTGACTTTCGCGCGGGCCTGGCTGTGTTACCGTTTCTGCCCATGAACCCGCGCGACATCACCCTTATCCTCCAAGGCCTGGCCCGAGGTTCCCTGGTCCAATTTGACCGCTGCGATTACCGCAAACTCCAGACACACATCGCGGCCATGGACGGCGATCTCCTGCCGATGGTGCGGGCATTTGAGGCCTATGACCGACAATACCGACGCTCCATGCCGGACATCACCCACCACGGCTTTCGGCTACTTGTGGATCGACAGCTGCGCGCGTCCATTCGCGACGGACTGGTGCAAGGATACCTGGTCAACGGTATTGTGGATGCGGCATGTGCGCACCGAATGCGCACGTCGGCTTGGAGCTTTGCGTTGTTCTACGTCTTGGGGGCAGTTCCTGTGCTGGGCCGATTTGTCCGCAGGCTGTGGTGCAACAGCACCTACCGTCGTCACCTTTGCTCCATGCTGCAGAGCAGGGACTACCTACGACGAGCCCTGCGCGCTGGTGTGGCAGCCCGCCTTGTGGAATGGCACCGGAGCGGGCGCTGCGGCGAGCAACGTACGCGTGCGCTCTTGCGCCATCCATGGTTGTTCTGGGTCAACCGCCTAACGCTCGGATGGCTTCCCCCCAGGCTCCATCGAGTGCTGGCCGAGCCTGGGTATGTGCTCGCACGCATTCGCCATGCGGTTTCCTTCCTCCGTGCGTTTTTCAAGGACGATGCCTTCCGGGAAAAGTGGTTTACTGATCTCGTGGAGGAAGGGTATCGGGATGGGATGCTTGACGACAATGAGCGGCGCACAATCTTGGCGCACGTGCGCGACCCGTTCATTGTCAAGTACCTGAAGTCGTTGGGCGTACACATGGCAACGCTGCCGGTCACCCAGGTGGTGTCGGTGATTGTAGGTGCAGTCCTTGCCGTCTCCGCCCTGCTCTCCGGGGTATCGTGGGCCAGCGCCGCGGCTCGCTTCACCCTCGCGGTCGGCTTCTTTCAGGTCATTCCTATTTCACCTGGCTCCCTCTGTCGCGGAGCGTACGTTGTGTACCTCATGGTGAAGGAGCGCGATTTCCGCAACTACATGGTGGCGGCGCCGGTCTCGTTCGTCAAGTACATAGGCTACTTAGCCTTTCCATTTCAGATGGTGACCACTTACCCGGCGCTGGCGCGATTCATGGCCAGTCGCTGGGCCACGAACACGGTGCGGATCGTACCGGTCTTCGGCGAAAGGGGGGCCCTTTTGGAGCATCTTGTCTTTGACCTATTCTTCAATGTGCCCAGGGTGATTGCACAGTGGGCCAGAAGGCACATGGGCACGCTCTTGTGGGCTTGGCTGGTTGTGGGAGTAAGTGTTTTGGCAGCGGCTTTCTGGTGGCTGAAAGTACCCCCTGCCACGTCCACCGGGATCAACCTCATTTTGGGCATTACCGTGGTCTGTTTCCTGCCAAGGCTTTTGTTCTATCCCATAATGCGGCGGCAAAACAGGCAATGAAGGATACAGCGGAGCCTTGTGCGTGCGCAACCGAAGGCAGATGAATCGCAGGGAGGAGACAGTGCTGGAGCAAGGCAGGAAGGGAGGAAGCAGACCGCCGGTCATCGGTTTAACATGTGACTATAGCGGCGCAGATGAAACACGTTCTTTCTCGCGCGGCTACGACCTTTTCTATGTGAACTGCGATTACGTACGACCTATCCAGGAGGCGGGGGCCGTACCGGTGCTGCTGCCCACAGTGACCCAGCCAGAGTTGATCGCGGCCAGCGTGGCGACAATCGACGGTTTACTCCTTACAGGCGGGGATGACATCGACCCGCTGGCTTATGGGGAGGAACAACTCAACCCCGCGTGGAAGACTGATCGTCTGCGCACGATCTTTGAGTGCGCGCTGATTGCGGAAGCCCGACGTGCGGGAATGCCCATCTTTGGCATCTGTCGTGGGTGCGAGTCCATCAATGTGGCCCTTGGCGGCAGCTTGTACCAGGATATCCCCACCATGCTCCCGGGGGCCCTTGTTCACCAGGCGCCAGGTGGGGCGAGTCATCCGGTGGACCTTGTCAGCGATTCGCAACTTGCCCACCTGTTGGGAAGCGAGCACCTGAAGGTAAACTCCTTTCACCACCAGGCGATCAAGAAGGTGGCCCCGCAGGTACGGGTGGTGGCCACTGCGCCGGACGGGGTGGTAGAAGCCATCGAGGTACCCGGCGACACTTTCACGGTGGCCGTGCAATGGCATCCGGAGCGAATGAGTGACGATGACAGGCAGAGGGCGCTTTTTGTGGCATTTGTCGAGGCTGTGCGTCGGTGGAAGCAGGCTGGCCGTCCTGCGAGCGGTGGAGTGGGTGCCTGAGTAAGCAGACCGAGGTCGCTATGGCAAGGGCGGAACGGTTTTCCTCGCGGTGGGGCCTGTTGGCAGCAGCACTGGGCATGGCGATCGGTACGGGGAACATCTGGCGTTTTCCGCGCATCGCGGCAAAGAACGGTGGCGGGGCCTTCCTCATACCCTGGATGGTCGCCCTCGTGTTGTGGTCCATACCGCTGTTGATGGCAGAGTCGGCGATGGGGCGTGCTACCCGCCGCGGCACGGTGGGTTCCTTCGGCACCATCATGGGGCGCCGCTTCGCATGGATGGGTGGCTTCGTCGCCCTGTGCACGATTGCCATCATGTGCTACTACTCGGTGGTGACAGGTTGGTGCCTAAGATACCTGGCCGCAGCCGTTACCGGGACGGTCGGTCGTGTGGACCCGGAGCTCTTCTGGCAAAGTTTTGTCGGCAGCCAGACGCAACCGGTCTTCTTTCACCTGCTCGCCATGGTTATCGCTGCGACAATCCTCTTTGGCGGAGTAGCTGGCGGCATTGAACGGGTGAGCAAGGTGCTCATACCGGCCTTGTTTGTGATCCTGGCGATTGGGGCCCTGCGCTCCTTGACGCTCCCCGGTGCGACCGCCGGTCTGGAGTTCTTGTTTAGGCCGAACTGGAACAGCCTGGCGCACTACCGCGTATGGCTTGAAGGCCTCACTCAGTCAGCATGGAGCACCGGAGCAGGCTGGGGGCTGTTCCTGACCTACGCCGTCTATTCGCGCAGCAGGGAAGATGTGCCGCTCAACTCGCTTGTAGTCGGATTTGGCGACAACAGTGCTTCTCTTTTGGTGGGTATGGGGCTTTTCCCCGCGGTCTTTGCCCTGGCACCGGCCCTGGGACTTGTTCCGGGGCAAGTGCTGACTGAACCCGGGCCAGCGAGTACCGGCATGGCCTTCCTCTGGATTCCTCGCCTCTTCGCGGCTTGCCCAGGAGGAGGCCTGCTGACTGCCTTGTTTTTTCTTGCCCTGAGCGTGGCTGCCATCACCTCCTTGATCAGCATGCTGGAACTGGCCACCTGTAACTTGGTGGATGCAGGCATGCGGAGGAACCACGCCGTCATGCTCTCTGCGACCTTTGGTTTCCTGGCAGGGCTCCCTTCCGCTTTGCGCCTATCGTTCTTGGAGAATCAGGACTGGGTCTGGGGTTTGGGATTGCTGCTGTGCGGCCTTTTCTTTGCCATCGCCGTGCACCACTTCGGTGTGAAGCGTTTCCGTGAGGAACTGCTGAATGTTCCTGGAGCAGCCACGAAGGTCGGGCGGTGGTGGGAACTGACGGTGCGGTTCATTATCCCTGCCGAGTTTGTGCTCCTGGTGGGGTGGTGGTTCTACCAAGCGATCGTCGTATTTGAGCCTCATTCATGGTGGAACCCTTTGCGCCCCTTCAGCCTGGGCACCTGCGTGATCCAGTGGGGCGCCGGGGTGACAGTACTCCTTATGGCTAATAGGTTTCTCGCGCGGTGTTCTAAGGGCGCACGGAGCTCGTCATGAGTACCGCAGCCATCGTCATGATGATAATCATCGTGGGCGGCGTCTGGGGCACTTTTGCGTTCCTTCTGGTGCGTGTGGCCCGCCAGGAGAAGCAGGCCATAGACGACTCGCAACAGCAGGTCTGCAAACAGTGACAAAGGAGTCCGCTAGCAGTGGATTATGCTGAGGCACGGGCGGCCATTGAGCAGGGAAAAGTAACGGCAAACTACCTCTTGCTAGGCCCGGAGGACTTTCTTGCCGAGGACCTTGTGCACAGGCTCCTCGCGAAAGCGCTGCAGCCAGGCGACGAGGAGCTCAATCTGGATGTGTTCTACGCCGGTGATGCGGACCCTGCTGCCATAGTGAATGCCGCTTCCGCATATCCAATGGGTGCGTCTTGCCGCGTGGTGCTGGTCAAGGAGGTAGAGCACCTCGGCTCGGCCGCCTTGGAGATGTTGGCTTCCTACGCCCGGCGGCCGAGTCCAAACACATGCCTCATCATGATAGGCGAATCGCTTGATGTCCGGTTGAGGGGAGCGAGGGCGTTGCGGGAGGCGGTCACACTCGTGGACCTACCCCAACTGCGCGAGAAAAGGGCGCAGGAGTGGGTGAGGTCATACCTGGCTGAACAGGGGGTCACGATCAGCGAAGAAGCCCTGCGCTTGCTCCACGAATCCACAGGCAACTCCTTACGCGCGCTAGTCAGCGAGCTGACCAAAGTTCTGCTCAACATTCATCCCCGCACCTCCATTACCGATGAGGATGTTGCCAATACTATCGGTGTAACCAGGGGCTTTACCGTCTGGGAGCTGTGCGACAGTGTGGGGCGGAGGGACTTGCGCTCGGCTCACCTTATTTTGCGTCAGCTGCTGGATGGCGGCGCCTCGGCGACAGCGCTTGTTGCCACTCTTGCCAGCCATTTTCGCCGTCTCACGGTGGCACGTGGCCTGGAGGGGCGCGTGCCAAGAGCCGAAATCGCGGAGAAGCTCGAGGTGCGGGAGTTCTTTGTGGAAAAATACATGGAGCAGAGCCGTCGGTTTGCGCAAGCAGAGCTCCGCAGCGCTTTCGAGGCCTTGTTGGCGGCAGATGCAGCCCTGAAAAGTGGAAGCCACAGGGATCACGGCCGATTGGTGTTAGAAATATTGCTGCTGCGCCTGATCGGGATACGGTAGCCCTGTGCTGCTATGGCGACGGAGAGGCAAGCTGGAAGTTGGGGCAATGCAATTTCTACGGAACCTTACCAGGTGCCTCGCGGTTAAATGAGCGTGCATGTGACCATGGCGAAAAAGAGCAAGTCAGACTTCCATCCCACGGACGAGGAGCTGATCGCCAAGTTTCAGAGCGGCGACCTCTACGCTTTCGACGTGTTGGTACGCCGGTACAAGAACCAGCTCATGAATTTTGTCTATCGGTTCGTGGGTAATCGTGAAGAGGCAGAAGATATTGTCCAAGACACTTTCGTGCGCCTTTACCGAAACAAGCACTCTTACCGCCGCATTGCCCGGTTCTCCACATGGATCTACACCATCGCAGGGAACCTGGCTAAGACGGAGCTCCGCAAACGAAAAGGGCGGCGTTTGCTGGCCCTCTCCCAGATGGGCTGTGAAGACAAAGAGTACGAGATCGAGGACAGTGCCTTTGATCCCGAGCACGAAGTGGACAGTACCATGAAGGGGGCGATCATTCAGCGGGAGATCGACAACCTTCCGCCCAAATTCCGTGAAGTTATCATTCTTCGCGACATACAGGACTTGTCTTACGAGGAGATCAGCGAGATCATCAAGGCGCCGGTGGGCACAGTGAAGTCGCGCATCAACCGCGCCCGCCTGCGCTTGCAGAAGCGTCTGGAGGAGATAGCCGCCAATTGAGCTTGAGGGGCGCAACGGGAAGACGCAACGAGGAGGAGGGATTGTCCGGTAGAGGGCTATGGGCACTTGTGACGACTTTGTTGACCTGATCATGGACTTTGTGGATGGGGAGTTGGTGGGGCCACAGCGCCAGCGTTTGCTCCAGCACTTGCGGGAGTGCGAGCATTGCTCGGCGCAGGTACACAAGCTAAGGCTCTTGCGTGTGCAACTCCGCAATCTCCCCAGGGTCGCAACCTCCCCCGGCTTTGACACCCTGCTGCGTGCCAGGTTGCGCGCTCAAGAGAATGCTCGCTGGCGAAAGGTATGGGCGGCCATTCCCTTTGCCAGTTGGAGAGTGCCAGCCTATGCCCTTACGCTTGTGGTGCTGGCTCTGGCCGCACTGGGTGCCCTTTTCCTGCTCAGACACGGTCAACAGTTGGCTGCACACGAGGGGCAAGTGGCACCCGCAGAAGAACTCGCTCATCGCGAGGCAGAGGACAGCGCGGTTGTAGTCAACTACGTGCTGGAGTCGGTACCCATTGACGTGGCAGTGCTGGGCAAAGGGATACCTTTAGCTACGGGTTCGAGCGCGCTTCCTTCTGACAGCGTTGAGAGGA
Coding sequences:
- a CDS encoding gamma-glutamyl-gamma-aminobutyrate hydrolase family protein gives rise to the protein MRNRRQMNRREETVLEQGRKGGSRPPVIGLTCDYSGADETRSFSRGYDLFYVNCDYVRPIQEAGAVPVLLPTVTQPELIAASVATIDGLLLTGGDDIDPLAYGEEQLNPAWKTDRLRTIFECALIAEARRAGMPIFGICRGCESINVALGGSLYQDIPTMLPGALVHQAPGGASHPVDLVSDSQLAHLLGSEHLKVNSFHHQAIKKVAPQVRVVATAPDGVVEAIEVPGDTFTVAVQWHPERMSDDDRQRALFVAFVEAVRRWKQAGRPASGGVGA
- the holA gene encoding DNA polymerase III subunit delta gives rise to the protein MDYAEARAAIEQGKVTANYLLLGPEDFLAEDLVHRLLAKALQPGDEELNLDVFYAGDADPAAIVNAASAYPMGASCRVVLVKEVEHLGSAALEMLASYARRPSPNTCLIMIGESLDVRLRGARALREAVTLVDLPQLREKRAQEWVRSYLAEQGVTISEEALRLLHESTGNSLRALVSELTKVLLNIHPRTSITDEDVANTIGVTRGFTVWELCDSVGRRDLRSAHLILRQLLDGGASATALVATLASHFRRLTVARGLEGRVPRAEIAEKLEVREFFVEKYMEQSRRFAQAELRSAFEALLAADAALKSGSHRDHGRLVLEILLLRLIGIR
- a CDS encoding sodium-dependent transporter, translated to MARAERFSSRWGLLAAALGMAIGTGNIWRFPRIAAKNGGGAFLIPWMVALVLWSIPLLMAESAMGRATRRGTVGSFGTIMGRRFAWMGGFVALCTIAIMCYYSVVTGWCLRYLAAAVTGTVGRVDPELFWQSFVGSQTQPVFFHLLAMVIAATILFGGVAGGIERVSKVLIPALFVILAIGALRSLTLPGATAGLEFLFRPNWNSLAHYRVWLEGLTQSAWSTGAGWGLFLTYAVYSRSREDVPLNSLVVGFGDNSASLLVGMGLFPAVFALAPALGLVPGQVLTEPGPASTGMAFLWIPRLFAACPGGGLLTALFFLALSVAAITSLISMLELATCNLVDAGMRRNHAVMLSATFGFLAGLPSALRLSFLENQDWVWGLGLLLCGLFFAIAVHHFGVKRFREELLNVPGAATKVGRWWELTVRFIIPAEFVLLVGWWFYQAIVVFEPHSWWNPLRPFSLGTCVIQWGAGVTVLLMANRFLARCSKGARSSS
- a CDS encoding sigma-70 family RNA polymerase sigma factor; this encodes MSVHVTMAKKSKSDFHPTDEELIAKFQSGDLYAFDVLVRRYKNQLMNFVYRFVGNREEAEDIVQDTFVRLYRNKHSYRRIARFSTWIYTIAGNLAKTELRKRKGRRLLALSQMGCEDKEYEIEDSAFDPEHEVDSTMKGAIIQREIDNLPPKFREVIILRDIQDLSYEEISEIIKAPVGTVKSRINRARLRLQKRLEEIAAN
- a CDS encoding anti-sigma factor, producing MGTCDDFVDLIMDFVDGELVGPQRQRLLQHLRECEHCSAQVHKLRLLRVQLRNLPRVATSPGFDTLLRARLRAQENARWRKVWAAIPFASWRVPAYALTLVVLALAALGALFLLRHGQQLAAHEGQVAPAEELAHREAEDSAVVVNYVLESVPIDVAVLGKGIPLATGSSALPSDSVERRLLVTPPAVRPRVVSF